A portion of the Chromobacterium sp. IIBBL 290-4 genome contains these proteins:
- the coxB gene encoding cytochrome c oxidase subunit II codes for MFCLRIFLCCLLLTQSVAAAQFNLQTPVTPLARVEYHLHTILLVITGVIFLAVFLVMLYSILRHRKSAGHEAKQFHENITVEIIWTVVPLLILVLMALPATRAVLAQKSTRSEDMTIKVTGYQWKWRYDYLDDNFGFVSHLSTPRDQIEGRAPPSGNYLLEVDEPLVVPTNRKIRLLLTANDVIHSWWVPQLGVKQDAIPGFLRDSWMLIEKPGTYRGQCSELCGKDHGFMPIVVEAKSPEDYAKWREAKMKQLAAGADDPNKVWQLADLKARGEKVYTQNCIPCHQANGKGIPGTFPALDGSPIATGDKAAHIEIVLFGGKKNPAMAAWGKQLSDTDIAAVITYERNSWGNHTGQVVQPKEVKAARGKTA; via the coding sequence ATGTTTTGTTTGCGCATTTTTTTGTGCTGTCTGCTGCTCACTCAAAGCGTGGCGGCCGCGCAGTTCAATCTTCAAACGCCAGTCACCCCATTGGCTCGCGTCGAATACCATCTGCACACCATTCTGCTGGTCATTACCGGCGTCATCTTTCTCGCCGTCTTTCTGGTGATGCTGTATTCCATCCTTCGCCACCGCAAGTCGGCCGGACACGAGGCCAAGCAGTTTCACGAAAACATCACGGTGGAAATCATCTGGACGGTGGTGCCGCTGTTGATCCTGGTGCTGATGGCGCTGCCTGCCACGCGCGCGGTGCTGGCGCAGAAAAGCACCCGCAGCGAGGACATGACCATCAAGGTGACCGGCTATCAGTGGAAATGGCGTTACGACTACCTGGACGACAATTTCGGCTTCGTCAGTCATTTGTCCACGCCGCGCGACCAGATCGAAGGCCGCGCGCCGCCAAGCGGAAATTATCTTTTGGAAGTGGACGAGCCGCTGGTGGTGCCGACCAATCGCAAGATCCGCTTGCTGCTCACCGCCAATGACGTGATCCACTCCTGGTGGGTGCCGCAACTGGGGGTGAAGCAGGACGCCATTCCCGGCTTCCTGCGCGACAGCTGGATGCTGATCGAAAAGCCGGGTACTTATCGCGGCCAATGCTCGGAGCTGTGCGGCAAGGATCACGGCTTCATGCCCATCGTGGTGGAGGCCAAGTCGCCGGAGGACTACGCCAAGTGGCGAGAGGCCAAGATGAAGCAATTGGCGGCCGGCGCCGATGACCCCAACAAGGTGTGGCAATTGGCGGATTTGAAGGCGCGGGGCGAGAAGGTCTACACCCAGAATTGCATTCCCTGCCATCAGGCCAACGGCAAGGGCATACCCGGCACTTTCCCGGCGCTGGACGGCTCGCCCATCGCCACCGGCGACAAGGCCGCGCATATCGAGATCGTGCTGTTCGGCGGCAAAAAGAATCCGGCGATGGCGGCCTGGGGCAAGCAATTGTCCGATACCGACATCGCGGCGGTGATCACCTACGAACGCAATAGCTGGGGCAACCATACCGGCCAGGTCGTGCAGCCCAAGGAAGTCAAGGCTGCTCGCGGCAAGACGGCATAA